One genomic segment of Drosophila melanogaster chromosome 3R includes these proteins:
- the Arfip gene encoding arfaptin: MTDRERSIHEMLKDAPSLNDSCGAVHTGTEGGSGILGSASSHSIAGGGGGGGNVGVGVGGPFGAPSSLPLRNHSAPTTPMSPSSPPSGNGILSPTDSGSGSIIRTSASKIDSLKNWSISTYKCTRQIMLEKLGKSQRTVDSELEAQIEQLRETQRKYLSILRLTRAFSSHFQHVVVTQHALADSFADLAQKNPELQKEFTCNSETQRNLTKNGELLLNALNFFISSVNTLCNKTIDDTLLTIRQYETARIEFDAYRMDLENTKPELTPSAVALEETQRSYAQHKEQYEKLRSDVAVKMQFLDENRIKVMHKQLILLHNAIAAYFSGNAMALESTLKQFNIKLKSPNAVTGSWLEQ, translated from the exons ATGACGGACCGCGAGCGCAGCATTCACGAAATGCTGAAGGATGCGCCCTCGCTGAACGACAGCTGCGGAGCGGTGCACACGGGCACCGAAGGCGGCAGCGGGATCCTTGGAAGCGCCAGCAGCCACAGCATCGCcggcggaggaggtggtggcggCAACGTTGGAGTTGGTGTCGGCGGCCCCTTTGGCGCCCCCAGCAGCCTGCCACTAAGAAACCATTCAG CACCCACCACACCCATGTCGCCCAGTAGTCCACCATCCGGTAACGGCATCCTGAGCCCCACGGACAGCGGGAGCGGCAGCATTATACGCACTAGCGCCTCCAAGATCGACAGTCTCAAGAACTGGAGTATATCGACGTACAAGTGTACGCGACAGATAATGCTGGAGAAGTTGGGCAAGTCGCAGCGGACCGTGGACTCGGAACTGGAGGCCCAGATAGAGCAGTTGCGcgagacgcagcgcaagtatCTGTCCATCTTGAGGCTAACGCGGGCCTTTAGTTCGCACTTCCAGCACGTGGTCGTCACACAGCACGCCCTGGCCGACTCCTTCGCCGATCTGGCCCAGAAGAACCCCGAGCTGCAGAAAGAGTTCACGTGCAATTCGGAGACGCAGCGCAATCTCACCAAGAACGGCGAGCTGCTGCTTAATGCGCTCAACTTCTTTATTTCGTCGGTGAACACACTGTGCAACAAGACGATCGACGATACGCTGCTGACGATACGACAGTACGAAACGGCCAG AATCGAATTCGATGCCTACCGCATGGATTTGGAGAACACCAAGCCGGAGCTGACGCCCTCGGCCGTCGCTCTTGAGGAGACCCAGCGCAGCTATGCGCAGCACAAGGAGCAATATGAGAAGCTGCGCTCGGACGTGGCCgtcaaaatgcaatttctcGACGAGAATCGC ATTAAAGTGATGCACAAGCAATTGATTCTGCTGCACAATGCCATCGCTGCCTACTTCTCGGGCAATGCCATGGCACTGGAGAGCACTCTGAAGCAGTTCAACATAAAG CTTAAGTCACCCAATGCCGTCACTGGATCCTGGCTGGAGCAGTAG
- the CG17734 gene encoding uncharacterized protein, isoform C, producing MSSKSLFDSEEDAAQANKLSRKAKESPFMLVGEFCQFPDSESFAAVTSHGNFWLSSQLDTHISTHIYECTLRVRRGSRLILTLAMSLTSIWGHFLMSLCDITVNAV from the coding sequence ATGAGTTCCAAGTCCCTTTTCGACAGCGAGGAGGATGCCGCTCAGGCCAACAAATTATCCAGGAAAGCAAAGGAATCGCCCTTCATGCTTGTGGGTGAGTTTTGCCAATTTCCGGACAGCGAAAGTTTTGCCGCCGTGACGTCACATGGAAACTTTTGGCTCAGCAGCCAGCTAGATACGCACATATCTACACACATTTACGAATGTACATTGCGTGTGCGGCGGGGAAGTCGGCTAATCTTGACCTTGGCCATGAGTTTAACGTCAATTTGGGGTCACTTTTTGATGTCACTGTGTGACATAACGGTGAATGCAGTATGA
- the scpr-B gene encoding SCP-containing protein B, protein MAIKCLILLTSLLGISLAADYCALPTCLDKHIACNNKGNFSENCPKDVREVKIEPHHKLILNLFNELRNNVAGGKIEGLPKAVRMAKMSWCEELSHLALLNVKTCESLPDKCRSTERFAYAGQNNALFQYSGAETEYTDAEIIKEQIENWFAERSNASPEILASFPEELPNKAVTKFTIAVAEKNTHVGCAAVRFSRDFYNHFVLTCNFATSNIVGQPVYTPGEKATTGCKNRYGAAYDYPNLCYAKEIYDNEKVIENTQTM, encoded by the exons ATGGCCATTAAGTGTCTGATTTTGCTTACTTCCCTGCTGGGAATAAGCCTTGCAGCGGACTATTGTGCTCTGCCCACGTGCCTGGACAAGCACATAGCCTGCAACAACAAGGGA AATTTCAGTGAAAATTGTCCCAAGGACGTGCGTGAGGTGAAGATCGAGCCGCATCACAAACTCATCCTCAATCTCTTCAACGAGCTGCGCAACAACGTGGCTGGAGGCAAAATAGAAGGACTACCCAAGGCTGTTCGCATGGCCAAGATGTCCTGGTGCGAGGAGCTCTCCCATCTGGCCTTGCTGAACGTAAAGACCTGTGAGTCCCTGCCAGATAAATGTCGCAGCACCGAGAGATTCGCCTACGCCGGCCAGAACAACGCCTTGTTCCAGTACAGCGGAGCCGAGACAGAGTACACCGATGCGGAAATAATAAAGGAGCAGATCGAGAACTGGTTTGCTGAGCGCTCGAATGCATCTCCCGAGATCCTCGCCAGCTTCCCGGAGGAGCTTCCCAACAAGGCGGTGACCAAGTTCACCATCGCGGTGGCCGAGAAGAACACCCATGTGGGATGTGCGGCCGTGCGCTTCTCCCGGGACTTTTACAACCACTTCGTACTCACCTGCAACTTCGCCACATCGAACATTGTGGGTCAGCCTGTCTACACTCCGGGAGAGAAGGCAACCACCGGCTGCAAGAACCGATATGGAGCTGCCTACGACTACCCCAATCTGTGCTACGCCAAGGAGATCTACGACAACGAGAAGGTCATCGAGAACACACAGACGATGTAG
- the CG17721 gene encoding uncharacterized protein, isoform A: protein MVYVNLIIGLGLVSVAAFAYFNWHNDRSSPYSRSPNGRCTFCQYELSDDDRRRMRCGHAMHNLCYLVFRYSHRKCLECDKVVNVNIAGDLCTICLDPLSVYTMVYLRCSHALHEKCLHQYQANGGRHCPVCRMGIKE from the exons ATGGTCTACGTGAATCTAATAATAGGCTTGGGCCTGGTGTCCGTTGCCGCTTTCGCCTATTTCAATTGGCATAACGACCGCAGTTCGCCTTACTCCAG GTCGCCGAATGGCAGGTGCACCTTTTGCCAGTATGAACTGAGTGATGACGACCGGCGCCGCATGAGGTGTGGACATGCCATGCACAATCTCTGCTACTTGGTGTTTCGCTATTCCCATAGAAAGTGCCTCGAGTGCGATAAGGTGGTTAATGTCAATATAGCCGGTGACTTGTGCACGATTTGTTTAGATCCCCTAAGTGTTTACACCATGGTGTATCTGCGCTGCAGCCACGCCTTGCATGAGAAGTGCCTCCACCAGTACCAGGCTAATGGTGGCCGCCACTGTCCGGTCTGCAGAATGGGAATTAAGGAGTAG
- the CG17734 gene encoding uncharacterized protein, isoform A — protein MSSKSLFDSEEDAAQANKLSRKAKESPFMLVGITGFVAAGLIGAYKYRNRGTMSTSVFLMQLRVAAQGTVVGCLTLGLAYSMAKEYLFDKAPKENTKSLTN, from the exons ATGAGTTCCAAGTCCCTTTTCGACAGCGAGGAGGATGCCGCTCAGGCCAACAAATTATCCAGGAAAGCAAAGGAATCGCCCTTCATGCTTGTGG GTATTACCGGATTCGTGGCCGCCGGATTGATTGGAGCGTACAAGTACCGGAACCGCGGAACGATGAGCACCAGCGTCTTCCTGATGCAGCTGCGAGTCGCCGCCCAGGGAACCGTCGTCGGATGTCTGACCCTCGGACTGGCCTACAGCATGGCCAAGGAGTACCTGTTCGACAAGGCGCCCAAGGAAAA CACAAAGTCATTGACTAACTAA
- the CG31441 gene encoding uncharacterized protein, isoform B, giving the protein MSELRSICRTCGKNVTNLQGRATKLFNKSNYHFISILENITDMYVSRI; this is encoded by the exons ATGTCTGAGTTGCGATCGATTTGCCGAACTTGTGGCAAAAATGTGACCAATTTGCAGGGTCGGGCTACCAAACTGTTCAACAAAAGCAACTATCACTTTATTAGTATACTGGAAAATATCAccgatatgtatgtat CTCGAATTTGA
- the CG31388 gene encoding uncharacterized protein, isoform B encodes MRYICRTCSRMADPAVAKNLFDPSSSSVLRQIETLTNLQLKEDGKLPRFMCQDCQHDLQIAIDFRRVCIEAQELLELQLRQVEKEEEAFESLAEQWLDDCPDELSNLSPVLQLNDRMDFIFDPEPQDKNTDELASIKTTTTTEYMNAYQSVASPQSSPELSTDSQLSNEHFDMGLSPESEPESEAIDNRDTSSSHTCSKCGLEFENVDELKLHKYHLHDIPPDTKTIFHFIRAALIGIKESFKPYH; translated from the exons ATGAGGTACATTTGCAGGACCTGTTCTCGTATGGCTGATCCTGCGGTAGCCAAGAATCTCTTCGATCCATCGAGTTCTTCCGTTTTGCGTCAAATAGAGACTCTAACTAACTTGCAG CTAAAAGAGGACGGCAAGTTGCCCAGGTTCATGTGCCAGGACTGCCAGCACGACCTGCAGATTGCCATCGATTTCCGCCGCGTTTGCATCGAGGCCCAGGAGCTCCTTGAACTTCAGCTAAGGCAGGTggaaaaggaggaggaggcgttCGAGAGCCTGGCGGAGCAATGGCTGGATGATTGTCCGGATGAGTTGTCCAACTTGTCGCCAGTGCTACAGCTGAATGATCGCATGGATTTTATCTTCGATCCCGAGCCACAGGATAAGAATACGGATGAGTTGGCTTCCATAAAGACCACGACAACAACAGAGTATATGAATGCATACCAGTCAGTGGCCAGTCCGCAATCTTCTCCAGAACTTTCAACAGATAGCCAGTTGTCGAATGAGCACTTTGACATGGGCCTCTCTCCCGAATCAGAACCCGAAAGTGAAGCTATCGATAATCGGGACACTTCCTCCAGCCACACGTGCAGCAAGTGTGGCCTCGAATTCGAAAACGTGGACGAACTGAAGCTGCACAAATACCATCTGCACGACATCCCGCCAGATACCAA aacgattttccattttatacGTGCTGCTCTGATTGGAATTAAGGAATCCTTTAAACCCTATCACTGA
- the Dph3 gene encoding diphthamide biosynthesis 3 gives MSIYHDEVEIEDFEYDEEEEMYYYPCPCGDRFQISKEELIEGEEVATCPSCSLVIKVIYDPEMFKAEEDEESALNEKLGDLKLEKN, from the exons ATGAGCATCTATCACGACGAGGTGGAGATCGAGGACTTCGAgtacgacgaggaggaggagatgTACTACTATCCCTGTCCATGCGGCGATCGATTTCAGATCTCCAAG GAGGAGCTAATCGAGGGCGAGGAGGTGGCCACCTGTCCCAGCTGCTCCCTAGTCATCAAGGTCATATACGATCCG GAGATGTTCAAAGCTGAGGAGGATGAAGAAAGTGCGCTGAACGAGAAGCTCGGCGACCTGAAGCTCGAGAAGAACTAA
- the CG5214 gene encoding uncharacterized protein: MTGIISIVTRRLPQTLGMRALRSNEVKRCIRQYSRLVACAAQQQQLLRQDGSNRCQEATRLLTWQGIHTTSSLWSEQTVNVPPFADSIAEGDIKFTCKVGDSFAADEAVMEIETDKTTVAVPAPFSGTLTDILVKDGDTVKPGQALFKIKPGAAPAKAAAPAAAPAPAAPKAAPAPAAAPKPAPPPPAAGAPKPPPPPPPKAAPRPPPPAPVAALKPAVAQVKVPPADGSRQILGTRSEQRVKMNRMRLKIAARLKDAQNTCAMLTTFNEVDMSYAMDFRKQNLDAFTKKYGIKFGFMSIFAKASAYALQDQPVVNAVIDGTDIVYRDYVDISVAVATPRGLVVPVIRNVEGMNYADIEIALAGLADKARRDAITVEDMDGGTFTISNGGVFGSLMGTPIINPPQSAILGMHGIFERPIAVKGEVKIRPMMYIALTYDHRIIDGREAVLFLRKIKAAVENPAIIVAGL, from the exons ATGACGGGAATAATTTCGATCGTAACGAGACGGCTGCCCCAAACTTTGGGAATGCGAGCCCTGCGGAGTAATGAG GTAAAGCGCTGCATCCGCCAATATTCTCGGTTAGTTGCCTGcgccgcccagcagcagcaactgcttCGCCAGGATGGCTCGAATCGCTGCCAGGAGGCCACCAG GCTTCTCACCTGGCAGGGAATCCACACCACGTCGAGCTTGTGGTCGGAGCAGACCGTCAATGTGCCACCCTTTGCGGACTCCATTGCCGAGGGTGACATCAA GTTTACTTGCAAGGTGGGTGACTCATTCGCCGCTGACGAGGCTGTCATGGAAATCGAGACCGACAAGACGACGGTGGCTGTGCCAGCTCCCTTCTCCGGAACTCTAACCGACATTCTGGTGAAGGATGGCGACACCGTCAAGCCCGGCCAGGCTCTGTTCAAGATCAAGCCCGGTGCAGCGCCCGCCAAGGCAGCTGCTCCAGCGGCTGCTCCTGCGCCTGCTGCCCCAAAAGCAGCaccagctccagctgctgcaCCCAAGCCGGCACCTCCACCACCTGCGGCCGGCGCACCaaagccaccaccaccgccaccaccaaaGGCAGCCCCTCGACCACCGCCACCTGCTCCAGTGGCTGCACTCAAACCGGCCGTCGCCCAGGTGAAGGTGCCACCAGCGGACGGATCGCGGCAGATCCTAGGCACTAGGTCCGAGCAGCGTGTCAAGATGAACCGCATGCGTCTAAAGATTGCCGCCCGCTTGAAGGATGCCCAGAACACATGTGCCATGCTCACCACTTTCAACGAGGTTGATATGAG CTATGCCATGGACTTCCGAAAGCAGAATCTGGATGCGTTCACTAAGAAGTATGGTATTAAGTTTGGATTCATGTCGATCTTCGCCAAGGCTAGTGCCTATGCGCTGCAGGATCAGCCCGTAGTGAACGCCGTCATCGATGGCACG GACATCGTGTATCGCGACTACGTTGACATCTCTGTGGCCGTGGCTACGCCCCGTGGATTGGTGGTACCCGTCATCCGCAACGTGGAGGGCATGAACTATGCGGACATCGAGATCGCACTGGCCGGTCTGGCCGATAAGGCCAGGCGTGATGCCATCACCGTGGAGGACATGGACGGTGGCACCTTCACCATCAGCAATGGCGGAGTGTTCGGATCCCTGATGGGCACGCCCATCATCAATCCGCCACAGAGTGCCATTCTCGGCATGCACGGCATCTTTGAGCGGCCAATTGCTGTCAAGGGAGAG GTCAAGATACGTCCTATGATGTACATCGCCCTGACCTACGATCACCGAATCATTGATGGACGTGAGGCGGTCCTGTTCCTGCGAAAAATAAAGGCTGCCGTAGAGAACCCAGCAATAATTGTTGCCGGATTGTAA
- the scpr-A gene encoding SCP-containing protein A: MAFTKVLQLILLAVVAISSAVDYCALPTCLDKHVACNNKGNFSENCPKDVREVKIEPHHKLILNLFNELRNNVAGGKIEGLPKAVRMAKMSWCEELSHLALLNVKTCESLPDKCRSTERFAYAGQNNALFQYSGAETEYTDAEIIKEEIENWFAERSNASPEILASFPEELPNKAVTKFTIAVAEKNTHVGCAAVRFSRDFYNHFVLTCNFATSNIVGQPVYTPGEKATTGCKNRYGAAYDYPNLCYAKEIYDNEKVIENTQTM, from the exons ATGGCGTTCACCAAGGTTCTCCAATTGATTCTCCTAGCTGTGGTTGCCATTTCCTCTGCCGTCGACTATTGTGCTCTCCCCACCTGTCTGGACAAGCATGTGGCCTGTAACAACAAGGGA AACTTCAGTGAAAATTGTCCCAAGGACGTGCGTGAGGTGAAGATCGAGCCGCATCACAAACTCATCCTCAATCTCTTCAACGAGCTGCGCAACAATGTGGCTGGAGGCAAAATAGAAGGACTACCCAAGGCTGTTCGCATGGCCAAGATGTCCTGGTGCGAGGAGCTCTCCCATCTGGCCTTGCTGAACGTAAAGACCTGTGAGTCCCTGCCGGATAAGTGCCGCAGCACCGAGAGATTCGCCTACGCCGGCCAGAACAACGCCTTGTTCCAGTACAGCGGAGCCGAGACGGAGTACACCGATGCGGAAATAATAAAGGAGGAGATCGAGAACTGGTTTGCTGAGCGCTCGAATGCATCTCCCGAGATCCTCGCCAGCTTCCCGGAGGAGCTTCCCAACAAAGCGGTGACCAAGTTCACCATCGCGGTGGCCGAGAAGAACACACATGTGGGATGTGCCGCGGTGCGCTTCTCCCGGGACTTTTACAACCACTTCGTACTCACCTGCAACTTCGCCACATCGAACATTGTGGGTCAGCCTGTCTACACTCCGGGAGAGAAGGCAACCACCGGCTGCAAGAACCGATATGGAGCTGCCTACGATTACCCCAATCTGTGCTACGCCAAGGAGATCTACGACAACGAGAAGGTCATCGAGAACACACAGACGATGTAA
- the CG17734 gene encoding uncharacterized protein, isoform B — MSSKSLFDSEEDAAQANKLSRKAKESPFMLVGITGFVAAGLIGAYKYRNRGTMSTSVFLMQLRVAAQGTVVGCLTLGLAYSMAKEYLFDKAPKEK, encoded by the exons ATGAGTTCCAAGTCCCTTTTCGACAGCGAGGAGGATGCCGCTCAGGCCAACAAATTATCCAGGAAAGCAAAGGAATCGCCCTTCATGCTTGTGG GTATTACCGGATTCGTGGCCGCCGGATTGATTGGAGCGTACAAGTACCGGAACCGCGGAACGATGAGCACCAGCGTCTTCCTGATGCAGCTGCGAGTCGCCGCCCAGGGAACCGTCGTCGGATGTCTGACCCTCGGACTGGCCTACAGCATGGCCAAGGAGTACCTGTTCGACAAGGCGCCCAAGGAAAAGTAA
- the CG31441 gene encoding uncharacterized protein, isoform A produces MSELRSICRTCGKNVTNLQGRATKLFNKSNYHFISILENITDMYLEFDTTLPHLICQCCKVQLDRILTFRNKCLEVHKSFMAANRKLLRKKAIVDEELDKPDVEKLQQDLWDHTDQEMCVAMADTAGLLREDHNDNEKAKDAEDATQNEKNQEEQVQVQTEEVEHCQEQLHNMSIISKGVSARVPKRTKRNSKSWFCDQCGGVFKSSTYLKLHLQRHSGHKPFACDICQAKYYTDNEMRRHRILHTDARPYACRFCSKTYRGCSSKVVHERTHTNERPFQCQHCDKAFTSTSTRQKHEMLHTNQRKYHCEICDQWFLRSSHLTLHQSTKLHQRRAESARIV; encoded by the exons ATGTCTGAGTTGCGATCGATTTGCCGAACTTGTGGCAAAAATGTGACCAATTTGCAGGGTCGGGCTACCAAACTGTTCAACAAAAGCAACTATCACTTTATTAGTATACTGGAAAATATCAccgatatgtat CTCGAATTTGACACCACTCTGCCACATCTAATTTGCCAATGTTGCAAAGTGCAGCTGGACAGGATCTTAACATTTCGCAATAAGTGCTTGGAGGTCCACAAGTCTTTTATGGCCGCTAACAGGAAACTTTTGCGAAAAAAGGCGATAGTTGATGAGGAACTCGATAAACCGGATGTTGAGAAGCTACAGCAGGATTTGTGGGACCACACGGATCAGGAAATGTGTGTAGCAATGGCAGATACAGCTGGGCTTCTGCGGGAAGATCACAATGATAATGAGAAGGCGAAGGACGCAGAAGATGCGACTCAGAATGAGAAGAATCAGGAGGAACAAGTACAAGTACAAACAGAGGAGGTGGAGCACTGTCAAGAGCAGCTCCATAACATGTCCATCATCTCGAAGGGAGTAAGTGCCCGTGTCCCCAAGCGTACGAAGCGCAACTCCAAGTCCTGGTTCTGTGACCAGTGCGGCGGCGTCTTCAAGTCCTCTACCTACCTCAAACTGCACCTGCAGCGACACAGCGGTCACAAACCGTTCGCGTGCGACATCTGCCAGGCCAAGTACTACACGGATAACGAGATGCGGCGCCACAGAATCCTTCACACGGACGCCAGACCGTACGCTTGTCGGTTCTGTAGCAAGACCTACCGAGGATGCAGCAGTAAAGTGGTCCACGAGCGGACCCACACCAACGAGCGTCCCTTTCAGTGCCAGCATTGCGACAAGGCCTTCACCTCCACGTCGACGCGTCAAAAACATGAGATGCTGCACACTAATCAGCGGAAGTACCA CTGCGAGATCTGTGACCAGTGGTTCCTGCGCTCATCCCATTTGACCCTACATCAAAGCACTAAATTACACCAGCGAAGAGCTGAAAGTGCTAGGATTGTCTAG
- the CG17187 gene encoding uncharacterized protein, with translation MASKKYSDVNLYDLLGISLESDQNEIRKAYRKKALECHPDKNPDNPKAVERFHELSKALEILTDESARAAYDKVLKAKKAAELRSRQLDGKRQKLKLELEERERAALHKLAKSQPYSTVAKSDEEVLHEQIERLRREGSRLLEEEQRAMQEQFRRNHAEQQKLQQQPVQFDSAQHRIKMKWKAEPGQDYTQQELLKYLKKYGDVVALVVNSKRRGRAMVELATREACDMVLAYEKGDPAKPLHFEWVTPPAADKQTTKSATTGCSASSTDYEDLVMRKLRQAEERKRLIEQMMKDEEGE, from the coding sequence ATGGCTAGCAAAAAGTACAGTGACGTGAATCTTTACGATCTTCTGGGCATTTCTCTCGAGTCTGATCAAAATGAGATACGCAAGGCGTACCGCAAGAAGGCCCTCGAGTGCCATCCCGACAAGAATCCGGACAATCCGAAGGCAGTCGAGCGCTTCCATGAGTTGTCCAAGGCTCTGGAGATCCTCACGGATGAATCCGCGCGCGCAGCTTATGACAAAGTGCTGAAGGCCAAGAAGGCGGCGGAGCTGAGGAGTCGCCAACTGGACGGGAAGCGGCAGAAGCTGAAGCTGGAACTGGAGGAACGTGAACGGGCGGCACTGCACAAACTGGCGAAGAGCCAACCCTACAGCACGGTGGCCAAAAGCGACGAGGAGGTGCTGCATGAGCAGATCGAGCGGTTGCGACGCGAGGGCTCCCGTctgctggaggaggagcagcgagCCATGCAGGAGCAGTTCCGGCGGAATCACGCGGAGCAACAGAaactgcagcaacagccgGTCCAGTTTGATTCCGCCCAGCATCGCATCAAGATGAAGTGGAAGGCCGAACCTGGCCAGGATTACACACAGCAAGAGCTGCTCAAGTATCTGAAGAAGTACGGCGACGTGGTGGCCCTGGTGGTCAACAGCAAGCGACGCGGACGCGCCATGGTGGAGCTGGCCACGCGCGAAGCCTGCGACATGGTCTTGGCCTACGAAAAAGGCGATCCCGCCAAGCCGCTGCACTTCGAGTGGGTAACGCCGCCGGCGGCAGACAAGCAGACAACCAAATCGGCCACCACTGGGTGCAGTGCGTCATCCACCGACTACGAGGACCTGGTCATGCGAAAGCTGCGCCAAGCTGAGGAACGTAAGAGACTCATTGAGCAGATGATGAAGGACGAGGAGGGCGAATGA
- the CG17721 gene encoding uncharacterized protein, isoform C: MVYVNLIIGLGLVSVAAFAYFNWHNDRSSPYSRWVLLNERRIVGRSPNGRCTFCQYELSDDDRRRMRCGHAMHNLCYLVFRYSHRKCLECDKVVNVNIAGDLCTICLDPLSVYTMVYLRCSHALHEKCLHQYQANGGRHCPVCRMGIKE, translated from the exons ATGGTCTACGTGAATCTAATAATAGGCTTGGGCCTGGTGTCCGTTGCCGCTTTCGCCTATTTCAATTGGCATAACGACCGCAGTTCGCCTTACTCCAGGTGGGTGCTATTAAATGAGCGTCGAATCGTGGGCAG GTCGCCGAATGGCAGGTGCACCTTTTGCCAGTATGAACTGAGTGATGACGACCGGCGCCGCATGAGGTGTGGACATGCCATGCACAATCTCTGCTACTTGGTGTTTCGCTATTCCCATAGAAAGTGCCTCGAGTGCGATAAGGTGGTTAATGTCAATATAGCCGGTGACTTGTGCACGATTTGTTTAGATCCCCTAAGTGTTTACACCATGGTGTATCTGCGCTGCAGCCACGCCTTGCATGAGAAGTGCCTCCACCAGTACCAGGCTAATGGTGGCCGCCACTGTCCGGTCTGCAGAATGGGAATTAAGGAGTAG
- the CG31388 gene encoding uncharacterized protein, isoform A, translated as MRYICRTCSRMADPAVAKNLFDPSSSSVLRQIETLTNLQLKEDGKLPRFMCQDCQHDLQIAIDFRRVCIEAQELLELQLRQVEKEEEAFESLAEQWLDDCPDELSNLSPVLQLNDRMDFIFDPEPQDKNTDELASIKTTTTTEYMNAYQSVASPQSSPELSTDSQLSNEHFDMGLSPESEPESEAIDNRDTSSSHTCSKCGLEFENVDELKLHKYHLHDIPPDTKFVCDHCDEGFRSAAALTRHCNMINLPLTHSCTKCKSQFHNHILLETHKQRCLRPPASQHVCHICGKHLTTAFNLKNHLVRHAGTRRHKCDQCSASFYTAAELCSHQKTHTTERPYICRYNCGKTFRFCSARSMHERVHMDASKRIYQCEYCPKSYVTPSECRTHQKYHNLTRDHGCEICRISFKTAKHYRSHLKSNAHKTLEARAKAAASPNSRGRNCSTN; from the exons ATGAGGTACATTTGCAGGACCTGTTCTCGTATGGCTGATCCTGCGGTAGCCAAGAATCTCTTCGATCCATCGAGTTCTTCCGTTTTGCGTCAAATAGAGACTCTAACTAACTTGCAG CTAAAAGAGGACGGCAAGTTGCCCAGGTTCATGTGCCAGGACTGCCAGCACGACCTGCAGATTGCCATCGATTTCCGCCGCGTTTGCATCGAGGCCCAGGAGCTCCTTGAACTTCAGCTAAGGCAGGTggaaaaggaggaggaggcgttCGAGAGCCTGGCGGAGCAATGGCTGGATGATTGTCCGGATGAGTTGTCCAACTTGTCGCCAGTGCTACAGCTGAATGATCGCATGGATTTTATCTTCGATCCCGAGCCACAGGATAAGAATACGGATGAGTTGGCTTCCATAAAGACCACGACAACAACAGAGTATATGAATGCATACCAGTCAGTGGCCAGTCCGCAATCTTCTCCAGAACTTTCAACAGATAGCCAGTTGTCGAATGAGCACTTTGACATGGGCCTCTCTCCCGAATCAGAACCCGAAAGTGAAGCTATCGATAATCGGGACACTTCCTCCAGCCACACGTGCAGCAAGTGTGGCCTCGAATTCGAAAACGTGGACGAACTGAAGCTGCACAAATACCATCTGCACGACATCCCGCCAGATACCAA ATTCGTCTGTGACCACTGTGACGAGGGCTTCCGATCAGCAGCCGCACTTACGCGGCACTGCAACATGATTAATCTTCCATTGACG cACTCCTGCACCAAGTGCAAGAGCCAATTCCACAATCACATTCTGCTGGAGACTCACAAACAGCGGTGTCTCAGGCCGCCGGCGTCCCAGCATGTGTGCCACATATGTGGCAAGCATCTGACCACGGCCTTTAATCTGAAGAATCACCTGGTTCGCCACGCGGGCACACGACGCCACAAATGCGACCAGTGCAGCGCATCCTTTTATACAGCCGCCGAACTCTGTTCCCATCAGAAAACCCACACAACCGAGCGTCCCTACATCTGTCGCTACAACTGTGGCAAAACCTTTCGCTTTTGCAGCGCCCGCAGCATGCATGAAAG GGTTCACATGGACGCCAGCAAGCGTATCTACCAGTGCGAGTACTGCCCCAAGTCGTATGTAACACCCAGCGAGTGCAGGACACATCAAAAGTATCACAACTTGACTCGCGATCACGG CTGCGAAATCTGCCGCATAAGCTTCAAGACAGCCAAACACTACAGATCCCATCTGAAGTCCAATGCCCACAAAACTCTGGAGGCGCGTGCTAAAGCTGCTGCATCCCCCAATTCCCGTGGAAGAAATTGTTCAACGAATTGA